The segment TCACCGGACCTTTCATGAATTGGGCACTCACTTTTTTTATTCGGACGCCGGGCCTGATCCCGAGGGTCTCGAGTTTCCTTACCATCCCGAAACCGCCTTTGATGCTTTTCACCGTTGCTGTATCACCTGATTTCATCTGGGTTAAATCAATCAGTGCCATTTTGATTCCTCCTGCGTGGTTTCTGGCATTTTTCACACAAACCGTATAGTTCCATCCGGTGAGAATCGACGAGAAAACGATATTTTTTCGCAACCTTGTTCTGTAATTTCTCGATCTCGGGATTTTCGAATTCTATTATTCTGCCGCACCGCCGGCACACGAGGTGATCGTGATGCCCTGCCCGGTGTGCAGGTTCAAATTTCAATATTCCGCTTCCGAAATCACAGGCAGTCGCAAGACCGAGTTCCACAAGAAGATTGAGTGTCCGGTAAACCGTGGAGTAGCTGATCCCCGGATTGAGCCTTTTGACCTCTTCATAAAGGCCTTCCACACTGTAATGGCGGTCCTGTTTCATAAAGTAGTCAATCACAAAAGATCGCTTTGAAGAACGTTTCAACCCTCGATTCGATTTCAATCGGTGGAATTGTTCTAAAAGCTCGGGGGTTTTCATCCCACCTCGCTTTTTTTTCTTCTGGTCAATGGGTGCATTCTTTTTTATGTTTTTGATTTTGAATTTCATTTTCATAATTATAATGAAAAACCGTCCGCTGTCAAGAGATGATTTTCCTGACTCCTCTCCACTTTTTATCATCCCTCCGCCCGCTCTTTTGTCATTCTGAAGGAGTCTGCCCCAAGCAGACGACTGAAGAATCTCAATGACTAATGACTGATAAAGATTCTTCGTTTCACTCAGAATGACAGAGAAAGAAGGCAAACTCAGATATTGTCCTGAGTGTAACGAAGGAATGACGGAGAAAAAGGCCTTTAAATAAAAAAGAAAAAAGTGGAGAGGAGTCAGCATTGAGGATAATTGACAAGGTAGCAGTTTCGAATATAATCGACGATGCGTTCACTTTTGAAACTTAAGAAATATCTGCTGAAGTATCGATTCCGGATATTCTTCGGTATTCTTGCACTCATTGTCATTGACCTGCTCCAGTTGTTGATTCCGCGCGTTTTGAAGAATGCGATTGACAGACTCGCTGTGGGAATGATCGAGGTTTCAGGGCTTGCGTACTACTTTTTGATTATAGTATTAATCGCACTCGCCATCGCCGTGGGTCGGTTCTTCTGGCGCTATTTCATCATAGGAACATCCCGAAGAATAGAGCGGGAGTTGAGGACGGACTTTTACGCTCATCTCCTGACACTCGATTTCAGTTACTTTGACAGACATAAGACCGGAGATTTGATGGCACATGCGGTG is part of the candidate division WOR-3 bacterium genome and harbors:
- a CDS encoding ferrous iron transport protein A, with product MALIDLTQMKSGDTATVKSIKGGFGMVRKLETLGIRPGVRIKKVSAQFMKGPVIVRTGNTQVAIGFGMAHRVLVEIEQ
- a CDS encoding transcriptional repressor, producing MKTPELLEQFHRLKSNRGLKRSSKRSFVIDYFMKQDRHYSVEGLYEEVKRLNPGISYSTVYRTLNLLVELGLATACDFGSGILKFEPAHRAGHHDHLVCRRCGRIIEFENPEIEKLQNKVAKKYRFLVDSHRMELYGLCEKCQKPRRRNQNGTD